From Medicago truncatula cultivar Jemalong A17 chromosome 7, MtrunA17r5.0-ANR, whole genome shotgun sequence, a single genomic window includes:
- the LOC25499379 gene encoding serine racemase, with amino-acid sequence FVINYLVFSIFTFSLSRSVTYLKEEGQMTMGKYAADISSIKEAHARIKSLIRKTPVLSSNSLNDISRRKLYFKCENFQKSGAFKFRGACNAVFSLTDEDASKGVITHSSGNHAAALALAAKLRGIPAYVVTPKNVPICKLENVKRYDGKVNFSEANIRSRDEVAYILRQETGAIFIPSSNDGRILSGQGTISLELLEQAPQIDTLVVPISGGGMASGVALAAKAINPSIRILAAEPKGADDAAQSKAAGRIITLPEVNTIADGLRACLGNFTWPVVRDLVDDIITVEDSEIVKAMKLCFEILKIVVEPSGAIGLAAVLSKTFQKNDAWKDSKHIGIVISGGNVDMAVLWNYLNKSK; translated from the exons TTTGTGATCAATTACTTAGTATTTTCTATCTTTACCTTTTCTCTTTCAAGATCAGTTACTTACCTGAAAGAGGAAGGCCAAATGACAATGGGAAAATATGCTGCTGatatttcctccattaaagaaGCACATGCTAGAATTAAATCATTGATCCGAAAAACTCCAGTTCTCTCCTCCAACTCTCTGAATGACATATCAAGAAGAAAACTATATTTTAAGtgtgaaaattttcaaaagag CGGAGCTTTTAAATTTAGAGGTGCCTGCAATGCTGTTTTCTCTCTCACAGATGAAGATGCTTCTAAAGGTGTTATAACACACAGCAG TGGAAATCATGCTGCTGCATTGGCTTTGGCAGCAAAACTAAGGGGAATCCCTGCATACGTTGTTACTCCAAAAAATGTGCCAATTTGTAAACTTGAGAATGTTAAGAGGTATGATGGTAAGGTTAACTTTTCTGAGGCCAACATAAGGTCAAGAGATGAAGTTGCGTATATATTACGACAAGAAACCGGTGCTATATTTATACCTTCTTCTAATGATGGCCGCATACTGAG TGGCCAAGGTACCATATCCTTGGAGCTTTTGGAACAAGCCCCTCAGATTGATACTCTTGTAGTACCTATAAGTG GCGGTGGTATGGCATCGGGAGTAGCATTAGCTGCCAAGGCCATTAACCCGTCTATTCGGATTTTGGCTGCTGAGCCAAAAGGAGCTGATGATGCAGCGCAATCTAAAGCAGCTGGGAGGATAATAACATTGCCTGAGGTCAATACCATAGCAGATGGGCTCCGAGCATGTCTCGGAAATTTTACATg GCCTGTTGTACGAGATCTTGTTGATGACATAATAACTGTGGAAGATAGTGAAATTGTGAAAGCCATGAAACTATGTTTTGAAATtctaaagattgttgttgaacCAAGTGGAGCAATCGGCCTTGCTGCTGTCTTATCAAAAACTTTTCAGAAAAATGATGCTTGGAAGGATAGCAAGCATATAGGAATAGTAATTTCAGGTGGCAATGTTGATATGGCAGTGCTTTGGAattatttgaacaaatcaaaatga
- the LOC25499380 gene encoding uncharacterized protein — protein MKPIDEKQETVTIRAVSHDEEGKKRVEKTELNTHNIDTIKHVEKKLINNGVQRLDRHPVDGIGIGRGPPKSGRGGKFTWEGPADMVDNMLDPAPAAMDENDPNYVDEEDGEDAAKELIVGDVDVAKVGGERDGVARVDVDPRLVAN, from the coding sequence ATGAAGCCAATCGACGAGAAACAAGAGACGGTAACAATAAGAGCAGTGAGTCACGACgaagaaggaaaaaagagaGTTGAAAAAACAGAACTAAACACACACAACATAGACACAATCAAACATGTGGAGAAGAAACTCATCAACAACGGTGTCCAACGTCTGGACCGCCACCCTGTCGACGGCATAGGCATTGGCCGTGGACCGCCGAAGTCTGGTCGTGGTGGTAAGTTTACTTGGGAAGGTCCGGCTGATATGGTTGATAATATGCTTGATCCGGCGCCGGCGGCTATGGATGAGAATGATCCTAATTATGTAGACGAGGAAGATGGAGAGGATGCTGCTAAGGAGTTGATTGTTGGTGATGTTGATGTTGCTAAGGTTGGTGGGGAAAGAGATGGTGTTGCTAGAGTTGATGTTGATCCTCGTTTGGTTGCTAATTAA
- the LOC120577146 gene encoding protein MAINTENANCE OF MERISTEMS-like, whose amino-acid sequence MTYLGVAQHEAEKICNHEYGGYISYPRLRDFYTWYLGRANVLAGTEDLEEVEELERVRTYCVRCYLLYLVGCLLFGDRSNKRIELIYLTTVADGYAGMRNYSWGAMTLAYLYGELADACRPGHRALGGSVTLLTAWFLAHFPGFFSVDLNTDYLENYPVAARWKLQKGHGEGITYRSLLDRIQLDDVCWRPYEEHREIHDFEEVFWYSGWIMCGVRRVYRHLPERVLRQYGYVQTIPRHPTDVRDLPPPSIVQMFVDFRTHTLKADARGEQAGEDTWRVADGYVLWYTRVSHPQILPPIPGDLPRPANEEQIIAEQ is encoded by the exons ATGACGTATCTGGGTGTGGCCCAGCATGAGGCTGAGAAGATCTGCAACCATgagtacggtgggtacattagctacccCAGGCTGAGGGACTTCTATACCTggtaccttggtagggccaacGTATTGGCGGGTACGGAGGATCTTGAGGAGGTTGAGGAGCTGGAGAGGGTCAGGACATACTGCGTCCGGTGTTACCTTCTGTACTTggtcggatgcttgttgtttggcgatagaagcaacaagcgcatcgaGCTGATATATTTGACGACCGTGGCGGACGGCTAcgcagggatgcgtaattattcctggggagCTATGACCCTCGCCTACTTATACGGCGAGTTGGCGGATGCATGTAGGCCTGGACACAGAGCGCTTGGggggagcgtgacactgctcact gcatggtttttggcgcattttccagGGTTTTTCAGTGTTGATCTCAACACTGACTACCTGGAAAACTATCCGGTtgcagcgaggtggaagctccagaagggtcatggggaggggatcacgtatcggtcactgctcgatcgtatacagttagatgatgtatgctggaggccgtacgaggagcacagagagatccatgacttcgaggaggttttctggtattctggatggattatgtgcggcgtccgtagggtgtaccgtcacttgcccgagagggttttgaggcagtacggatacgtgCAGACCATCCCCAGACATCCGACTGATGTTAGGGACCTCCCCCCGCCTTCCATTGTGCAGATgttcgtcgacttccgcactcacacgcttaaggcggacgctcggggtgagcaggcaggagagGATACATGGCGGGTGGCGGATGGCTATGTCCTgtggtacactagggtgtctcaccctcagatcttgccacctattccaggagatcttccgaggcctgcaaatgaagagcagatcattgcagagcagtga